One genomic window of Salvia miltiorrhiza cultivar Shanhuang (shh) chromosome 4, IMPLAD_Smil_shh, whole genome shotgun sequence includes the following:
- the LOC131022126 gene encoding uncharacterized protein LOC131022126, with protein sequence MMVVFKDIVVKGQDYLLILSDDEQETEMGMHLRVFPALIGHYVKPWPKLLNSLYQSEWTSEISLNKASKAHTLHPARPWQSKESNFLLTLRRRIIDKDAKWGRVTSFRGEFHFFEGYWEWTEDILSRCGNELRVVGIYDAVYASLFTYDCQPEMVKAFCEAWCPATNTILTSFGEMSISLWDLQYLSGLPCTGTLYDEVVPCAKEILGKDQFGNPFIPLSCRYLLSAYYSLKHRDGKDPKSSVSIDEWIKFWSKKASKYSHPPARRAKKSQRPKSTYNPSGSFEAHQPWSSEERAPFIELDASDKYHTTMYLAAHIACWLCIFVFPDGDAMSIRPTSFKMASLMACKQKVALTAPVLASIYKGLNTISSSMEPSLVLVTLPFHFIYGWIALYFNTHIPLPRSLGVAKMTLYSGEGAAKYYLPVVCRERIQSYNSIRWNCTSFTKEDDIFYVDGENTREIEQCFFMAIRSSFLVRRLDDHFIVEFYGPHRFSRQFGYYQIVPSSLTQNIRRTSLEEGLNLWRMCLLHRSRSRACFPRSSLDMKIHCSVDYKTWWDRTYRFSFEDKISSPAHITFKRKDQEEAINSKDGKRKVVSTTLIADSGSSNSERNWKKKRIAGSSKPAEGHVEEEPTLVDADVNKTLKEVFGNNLEKGSPIDCVSIESNKSNEIPCLAKQSRPRPMPSCGAPSEFNATRMIDDELKSCCRIIWGKLRDKVERTKVEFLSALEDEIRSGLSRMKIICGLDLSNLEDSIDELFSKATTFDKVRSASHEINEGHTLKVREVKVCLQEKFAKGKKDAANCDALKADLDELEKRKKELLVSLEQ encoded by the exons ATGATGGTGGTCTTCAAAGATATTGTGGTCAAGGGTCAAGACTATTTGCTGATTTTGAGTGATGATGAGCAAGAGACGGAAATGGGCATGCATCTAAGAGTATTTCCGGCATTGATAGGCCACTATGTGAAACCTTGGCCCAAACTTTTGAATTCTCTATATCAGTCGGAATGGACCAGCGAGATCAGTTTGAACAAAGCGTCGAAGGCTCATACATTGCATCCGGCCCGTCCTTGGCAAAGCAAGGAATCCAATTTTCTATTGACTTTGAGGCGAAGGATCATCGATAAAGATGCCAAATGGGGAAGGGTTACAAGCTTTCGTGGGGAATTTCATTTCTTTGAAGGCTATTGGGAGTGGACTGAAGATATCCTTAGCCGCTGCGGGAATGAACTCCGAGTTGTTGGTATCTATGATGCAGTTTATGCTTCTCTTTTCACTTATGATTGCCAGCCCGAGATGGTTAAAGCGTTCTGTGAAGCTTGGTGTCCTGCGACGAACACCATTCTCACTTCATTTGGCGAGATGTCTATTTCTCTATGGGATTTACAGTATCTATCAGGGCTTCCGTGTACCGGGACACTGTATGATGAGGTTGTACCCTGCGCGAAAGAGATTCTTGGCAAAGATCAGTTTGGCAACCCGTTCATTCCCTTGAGTTGTAGATATTTACTCTCTGCTTACTATTCTCTTAAGCATCGTGATGGCAAGGATCCTAAGAGCTCAGTTTCTATCGATGAATGGATCAAATTTTGGTCGAAGAAAGCTTCAAAGTATTCTCATCCTCCTGCTCGCAGGGCAAAGAAATCTCAACGCCCCAAATCGACTTATAATCCGAGTGGTTCATTTGAAGCGCATCAACCATGGTCTTCTGAAGAAAGGGCTCCATTCATCGAGCTTGATGCTAGTGACAAGTATCACACCACTATGTACTTGGCAGCTCATATAGCTTGCTGGTTGTGTATCTTTGTTTTTCCAGATGGTGATGCCATGTCGATTAGACCAACCTCTTTCAAAATGGCAAGTTTGATGGCGTGCAAACAGAAAGTTGCCCTTACAGCTCCAGTTCTAGCCAGCATCTACAAAGGGTTGAACACTATCTCTAGTTCTATGGAGCCTTCTCTTGTCCTGGTGACGCTACCCTTTCATTTCATATATGGTTGGATAGCGCTCTATTTCAACACTCACATTCCCCTTCCAAGAAGCCTTGGTGTCGCCAAGATGACTCTATACTCAGGCGAAGGAGCTGCGAAGTATTATCTGCCTGTTGTGTGCCGCGAACGAATTCAGTCGTACAATTCGATTCGTTGGAATTGTACCTCATTCACCAAGGAAGATGACATTTTCTATGTCGATGGTGAAAATACAAGAGAGATTGAGCAATGCTTCTTCATGGCTATTCGCTCGAGTTTTTTGGTTCGCCGGCTGGACGACCACTTCATCGTGGAGTTTTATGGTCCTCACCGCTTCAGCCGTCAATTTGGCTATTACCAAATCGTACCCAGCAGCCTTACTCAGAACATTCGAAGGACATCTTTGGAAGAAGGTCTCAACCTTTGGCGCATGTGTTTGCTGCACAGATCGCGATCAAGGGCATGTTTTCCACGATCTTCTTTGGACATGAAGATACATTGTTCAGTCGACTATAAGACTTGGTGGGATAGGACGTacagattttcttttgaagACAAAATCTCTTCTCCGGCTCATATCACTTTTAAAAGAAAAGATCAGGAAGAAGCAATCAACTCCAAAGATGGAAAGAGGAAGGTCGTCTCTACCACCCTTATAGCTGATTCTGGTAGTAGCAATTCTGAGCGTAATtggaaaaagaagagaattGCGGGGTCCTCAAAACCGGCCGAGGGTCACGTTGAGGAAGAGCCAACTCTAGTGGATGCCGATGTGAACAAG ACTTTGAAAGAAGTGTTTGGAAATAATCTTGAGAAGGGCTCACCAATCGACTGCGTATCCATTGAATCCAATAAGTCAAACGAGATTCCTTGTCTTGCTAAACAATCCCGCCCCCGACCAATGCCATCATGTGGGGCGCCTTCCGAGTTCAATGCCACACGCATGATCGATGATGAACTCAAGTCGTGCTGCAGGATCATTTGGGGAAAGCTTCGTGACAAGGTTGAGAGAACCAAAGTCGAGTTTCTATCGGCGCTTGAAGACGAGATACGGAGTGGCCTTTCCCGTATGAAGATTATTTGTGGTCTTGACCTTTCCAACCTTGAAGATAGTATTGATGAACTATTCTCCAAAGCCACCACTTTTGATAAAGTAAGGTCGGCTTCTCATGagatcaatgaaggccacacaCTCAAAGTTCGAGAGGTCAAGGTTTGCCTTCAAGAGAAGTTTGCCAAAGGGAAGAAGGATGCTGCGAATTGTGATGCTTTAAAAGCGGATCTTGATGAGTTGGAGAAACGCAAGAAAGAATTGTTGGTGTCTTTGGAGCAGTGA